Below is a window of Desmonostoc muscorum LEGE 12446 DNA.
TTTATCACCCATCTTGGTAACACAAGTGTTTGAGCAGATTAAACAAATAAATCAAACAGGTACTGCGATCGTATTAGTAGAACAAAATGCCCGCAAGGCTTTAGAAATGGCTCATCGCGGATATGTATTAGAGTCCGGACGCGATGCTATCTCAGGCCCTGGTGAAGAATTATTGAATGATCCGAAAGTGGGTGAGTTGTATTTGGGAGCAGGTAAAAGGCATTAATACAGGAGAATTCAGAATTCAGAATTCAGGAGTAAAACAGCCTTTATATCTGGATTTGAAACTTATACCATTTCTTTGTAAGGCTACGCCAAATTTTCTTGGCTTTTTCTTTCTTTGTGTCCTTTGCGCTCTTTGCGGTAGCCTGCGGCAAGCCGCTGTGCGTCTACGTTCCTCATATAGTTTGGCGCATGTTCATACAGAATTTGTATTAGATTCTGTAGCTCACTCGCTGCAAATTGCTGTAATTCAAAATATAAAATGGCTAACAGCTTAAAAATAGTTTCTGGTGGTCAAACTGGAGCAGACCGCGCAGCTCTGGATTGGGCTATAGCTCATCAAGTTCCTCACGGAGGCTGGTGTCCTAGAGGACGGAAAGCAGAAGATGGTGTTATTAATCCACGCTATAACCTAACTGAAACACCATCAGATGAATATTCCCAGCGGACTGAATGGAATGTCCGCGACTCTGATGGAACTGTTATATTTTCTATTGCTCAAAAACTTTTCGCCGGCACTTTATTAACTGCCCAATTAGCTCAAAAATATCAGAAACCTTGTATACATATATGTAAAGAATTAACCCATATAAATCCTGTCAGCGAATTATTATTATTTATTTTAAACTATAAAATAGTTACTCTTAATGTTGCAGAAACAAGAGCTTCCGATGAACCAGATGTATATCAGTTTGTAAAAATTACTTTTGAAGAAGCTATTTTTTATAAAAAAAATAATTATAATCACGTTTTACGATACAAAATGAAAATTAAATAACTCTTAAACAGTGTAATAGGGTACTCTTACATTCTATTTGCATCTGATATCTTCCTGAT
It encodes the following:
- a CDS encoding putative molybdenum carrier protein, which translates into the protein MANSLKIVSGGQTGADRAALDWAIAHQVPHGGWCPRGRKAEDGVINPRYNLTETPSDEYSQRTEWNVRDSDGTVIFSIAQKLFAGTLLTAQLAQKYQKPCIHICKELTHINPVSELLLFILNYKIVTLNVAETRASDEPDVYQFVKITFEEAIFYKKNNYNHVLRYKMKIK